GGATTACTTCAATGAATTGCTGGAACGAATCCGCGATATTCGTGCTTCGGAAAAACGATTCTATAAAGCAATTACTGATATCTACGCTACTTCCGTAGACTACGATCCAAAAGCAGAAATTACACAGAATTTTTTCGCAACTATACAAAATAAGTTGCAATTCGCAATCCATGGACAAACAGCTGCTGAACTGATTGTGGATAGAGCAAATTCTGAAAAAGAGAATATGGGTCTTACTACTTGGAAAGGTGGTAAAGTACGTAAAGGCGATATAACGGTTGCTAAAAATTATTTATCTGAGAATGAATTAAAATCTCTTAACCGAATCGTTACGATGTATCTGGATTACGCTGAGGATCAGGCAGAACGACAACGTCCAATGTTTATGAAGGACTGGATTGATAAACTGAATGCCTTTCTTCAATTTAATAATCGAGACATTCTTGAGAATACGGGTAAAGTCTCAAAAGCCGTTGCTGATAAAATTGCCAGTCAAGAATATGAAAAATATAATTATCGTCGAATTATTCAAAACACTACTGATGATTTTGACAAATTTATCGAGATTAATAATTTTAAAAAATGATAGAGTTTTAACCATTTAGCATATCCACTGGTATTTAATAAGTGAAGAATTTTTCATAATTTGGCTAGACTCACCCATAAGAAAAGGAGCACACCGGATGAGAATACATACTCTAGAAAAAACGGATAGTGATCAGTTAAAAGGTCTCTTTGATGTTGACTGTGAAGCCATTGAAGAAGTGCATCCATTCCCTTCTGATGTTGCTTGGCAAAGGTTAATGAATCATCCTTCAATCACTAACTAAACTATTTAACAGTGGACACTACTCCATGCAAAAGATGAAGAGAAGGTGATAATCATGTCAAATTTACCAATTGGTTACTTGATTACCGTTCTTTTTCTCGCTTGGTGCACTTATTTCGTAGTGGCGCCGACCCATTGGCCGCGTACCTGGCGTTCTTTCGGGACTTATTTTGAGGTAATCAACGAAGTCCCCTTTCTAGCTCTTTTTTGGCTGATGAGCTCGACTTACTTGGCCTTCAGTGAAGGAGATTTAGCTCATCCAATAGGGAAGATAGCGTTTGGATTAGCCCTGTTAGTGATTGGGGGATTAGTGGTGATTATCTACTGGGGCTTGCAATCAGCTGCGGCAGTCCGTCGTGCCTTGGATGACGGTCTGGGGGAAGGCTGGCAAACTATACTGCCAGCTAAAATGGAGAAGCAATTCCAGAAGAAGTTTACTGCAAAGGCACTAATAGTGCCTTTCTTTAACCGACGTTTCGATGTTCAGAGAACGGCGAATATTCGCTATGGTGATGCGGGAGAAAGAAATCCAATCGATGTGTACCGGTCTCGTTTCCATTCAAATGGCGGTCCCGTCTTAATTCATTTACACGGGGGAAGCTTTGTGAGCGGACGGAAAAATACTCAATCGCTGCCACTGCTTTATGAACTGGCGAGCAGAGGGTGGGTATGCATCAGTGCCAATTACCGTCTCAGCTTTGAGGGTACGTTTCCTAACCATTTGATCGACGTGAAAAAGGTAATCGCTTGGGTGCGTGAGCACGTAGAGGAGTATGGTGCTGATCCTAGCAACCTCTTTTTGGCAGGGAATTCTTCAGGGGCTCACATCGCCGCGATGGCAGCACTCACTCCTAACAATCCACGCTTCCAGCCGGGTTTTGAAGATGTAGATACTACCATTACAGCC
This window of the Fundicoccus culcitae genome carries:
- a CDS encoding virulence RhuM family protein → MQNETSILIYQTEDGDTKIDVRLENETVWMTQKAIAELYQKSVNTINEHIKNIYAESELQELATIRKSRIVQTEGKRDVEREVSFYNLEMILSIGYRVRSHRGTQFRQWATERLNEYLVKGFTMDDERLKEMRNFGEDYFNELLERIRDIRASEKRFYKAITDIYATSVDYDPKAEITQNFFATIQNKLQFAIHGQTAAELIVDRANSEKENMGLTTWKGGKVRKGDITVAKNYLSENELKSLNRIVTMYLDYAEDQAERQRPMFMKDWIDKLNAFLQFNNRDILENTGKVSKAVADKIASQEYEKYNYRRIIQNTTDDFDKFIEINNFKK
- a CDS encoding alpha/beta hydrolase is translated as MSNLPIGYLITVLFLAWCTYFVVAPTHWPRTWRSFGTYFEVINEVPFLALFWLMSSTYLAFSEGDLAHPIGKIAFGLALLVIGGLVVIIYWGLQSAAAVRRALDDGLGEGWQTILPAKMEKQFQKKFTAKALIVPFFNRRFDVQRTANIRYGDAGERNPIDVYRSRFHSNGGPVLIHLHGGSFVSGRKNTQSLPLLYELASRGWVCISANYRLSFEGTFPNHLIDVKKVIAWVREHVEEYGADPSNLFLAGNSSGAHIAAMAALTPNNPRFQPGFEDVDTTITAVICQGGYYGSIAKKIVAPSSPMAYIDKNAPPFFIVHGDRDRIVPVEQARGFVNQLREKTSRPVVYVELPHASHTIDLFHSLSSQAILQGVQAFTTWVRSNQERPSREASKK